GTCCGGAAAAGCAATGGATCCCTTAAAAAGCTTTGTGTTTATGGAGTTCAGAGTCAGAGAGTTTTAATTTATATTGCTGAAAAGTAAGCTTATTTGCATCATTACAATAAAAATCTTTAAATTAGATACAATgataattattatatttatggATAATAGTATAATATAGATTGAAAAGAATCTTACTCTTTTGGTTCACattaaatttgaaaattgattagcatgtttggaaaataTTCTACATTTGACTTTCGAAATACATAATCAATTATAGATAGAAGTTTCTCAGAGTACTTTTCGGATGCCATAATTGATTCCAAGAAATAAGTTCCAATTCTATTGATATTTTCAcgattatattaattactagaAATCTAATGTACAACTATAATTATTTTGTGCTATTTAGGTGTGATTTTGTCTAATTGATATTTTACTTATGTGATGTGTTTTAACTCTTTGAAAGTGCTGGATCCCTCCAAACTCTACGGCTGCCAAGAAGCAACTTGAGTGATATTATAATGGaaaattttacttcaaaactTTCCATGATAACATCCTTAGATGTGAGCTATTGTCTTCAAATTGGCCCCCAAGCTTTAGAGACAATTGGCAAGAATTGCAAATTGCTTGAAGTTTTGCGACGAAACATGCACCCGATAGATACTTTTGACAAGCCCTTTGTAGATGATGAGGCATTGGCAATTGCCTTAAACATGCCAAAGCTGAAGCATCTTGATATGACTTACCATCTCATGACCAATACAGGCATTCTTAAAATTCTTTCAAGCTGTCATGATCTTCAACATTTGGACCTGAGAGGTTGCTGGGGTGTCATTATTAGAGATATATGTGTCAATGAGAATTATCCATCAATCCAGATTCTGGGACCTCATGTGGATGATATTTATATGAATGGTGATTTTGAAGAGGGCTCAGACGCCTCAGACATCTTAGAATTTTTACATTTTGACTTTGGTTTGGAGGATTGGGCTGGATTTTTTGTTATTTAGCTTCAAGGTGAAGGAAATTGGGTGTtttatgatgatgaagaaattcaAGGAGATGTTCGATTCAGGGTTAACGGAGGACCTGGAGATTTTGGAGTTGATGAGCCTCCTCCATCTCCATAAGCCTTAGTATTCCCTGTGAATAGCTAGCTTTTATGTTGCCTTTGGATGATATGTAAAACTTTTGATATCATAACAAATAAATAATGATATTATTTCTTAATATATTTCTTTGgaacatcggaaagataaattacagcCTCCAAGACTTGATTGGtagaccttcccctccccaactcatatgtcccttaactcttaccacttgagctatctttCGGGAACATTATTTCTACTATATTTTATAGTATTTTATAATCTCTTATTGATTATGTAAAATGTTATTCTTTGGGTTCCAAGATAGCCTAACATTAATGTTTTTGAATACCTATATCAAATTGATTAGATACTGCCACACACAGAAAAAGAAAGCTCTTAAAACTTGTGATTTTAGAGCCCAGGGAGAGAAGtgatatataaaagaaaagtaGTTTGTTTCACAACTTTTATGTTCCACAGTTTTTCTATAGTCtagataaaatataaaataattagtGGCTCTTGGGTCTTTCATGATTAAAAGATATTTATTAATTGatcaaaaaaattgttttcagAGTCCTGACATTAGAACCATAGAGATAAATAAATCATAGTTCATATCAACTTCTCCATCAGGCTTTTTCCCTTTATCAACGGACTTTTCCGCCTTACGAGTTTTTATcctcta
This is a stretch of genomic DNA from Lotus japonicus ecotype B-129 chromosome 1, LjGifu_v1.2. It encodes these proteins:
- the LOC130741263 gene encoding F-box protein FBW2-like, with product MEVASDFRPWDELIEDPLGDIFSRLSIEEKMNVFPLVCKSWHQIANKPYCWQEIEIEDWSSSHEPDQIDRMVEKLVRKSNGSLKKLCVYGVQSQRVLIYIAENAGSLQTLRLPRSNLSDIIMENFTSKLSMITSLDVSYCLQIGPQALETIGKNCKLLEVLRRNMHPIDTFDKPFVDDEALAIALNMPKLKHLDMTYHLMTNTGILKILSSCHDLQHLDLRGCWGVIIRDICVNENYPSIQILGPHVDDIYMNGDFEEGSDASDILEFLHFDFGLEDWAGFFVI